A genomic segment from Cinclus cinclus chromosome 11, bCinCin1.1, whole genome shotgun sequence encodes:
- the VPS9D1 gene encoding VPS9 domain-containing protein 1 isoform X5, with the protein MAAPGGGEGPAAGRGNRGLQGAMRAASGALGMDSAGRTRDAYVEYLKSITLIAQALQEEAAATENSEGVTPDTPKLLKLAEQCLERVKSIAAALGKAQVKPAAQERDGGPAPLLRHRRVCSDEGGKLSPFLPPEIFQKLQIAESQSARKELTPLEEASLQNQKLKAAYEARVARLNPSQAVQKTSLTLSLQRQMMENLVIAKAREETLQRKMEERRLRLQEAANRRFSSSVALTPEEQEQRALYAAILEYEQDHDWPRQWKTQLKRSPADLSVVSGLFSCLLSCPEHPITQLLRRLQCAVYARLYPAVSRGPADASPASPSALSFLSLDMGGSSLPTEPGGRRLRASRSLHCMFSVPEHGPAALRHSQSSMPLADSGALGPAEPPETPRESSFEDLERFLASPEGWAPTDPPGSSRQDTTLPELLKGVVRDIHNAIDRLLALTLLAFEGLGTAAGKDQCLACLEEAFFPPLWAPLLALYRTVQQPREAALARSMEQHRHASPADMGLASRLFPPGPSRPAYASAVQDLRLIPLETCPRRKLECIVRALRGICECAEEYCGTRDARSLATAAIGADDLLPILSYVVLQTGLPQLLSECAALEEFIHEGYLIGEEGYCLTSLQSALSYVESLQ; encoded by the exons ATGGCCGCGCCGGGGGGCGGCGAGGGGCCCGCGGCGGGCCGGGGGAACCGCGGGCTGCAAGGAGCCATGAGGGCGGCGAGCGGTGCCCTGGGCATGGACAGCGCCGGGCGGACCAGG GATGCCTACGTGGAGTACCTGAAGAGCATCACCCTCATCGCCCAGGCCCTGCAGGAGGAGGCGGCAGCGACAG AGAACAGCGAGGGGGTCACCCCTGACACCCCCAAACTGCTGAAGCTGGCAGAGCAGTGCCTGGAGAGGGTCAAATCcattgcagcagcactgg GGAAAGCCCAGGTGAAACCAGCTGCACAGGAGCGGGATGGGGGCCCTGCGCCCCTCCTCAGGCACCGCCGGGTCTGCTCGGATGAGGGGGGGAAGCTCTCGCCATTTTTGCCCCCGGAGATCTTCCAGAAGCTGCAGATTGCTGAGTCACAGAGTGCACGGAA GGAGCTGACCCCACTGGAGGAGGCCTCCCTGCAGAACCAGAAGCTGAAGGCGGCCTACGAGGCACGGGTGGCACGGCTGAACCCAAGTCAGGCTGTGCAGAAGACATCCCTG ACACTGTCCTTGCAGCGGCAGATGATGGAGAACCTGGTGATCGCCAAGGCCCGAGAGGAGACT ctgcaGCGCAAGATGGAAGAGAGGCGGCTGCGGCTGCAGGAGGCAGCCAACCG gagGTTCTCCAGCAGTGTGGCACTCACccctgaggagcaggagcagcgaGCGCTCTATGCTGCCATCCTTGAGTACGAGCAGGACCAT GATTGGCCAAGGCAATGGAAGACGCAGCTGAAGCGGAGCCCGGCGGATCTCTCGGTGGTGTCAGGGCTCTTCTCCTGCCTCCTGAG CTGCCCCGAGCACCCCATCACACAGCTGCTGCGGCGGCTGCAGTGTGCGGTGTACGCCCGGCTCTACCCCGCCGTCAGCCGCGGCCCCGCCGACGCCTCCCCCGCCTCCCCCTCGGCTCTGTCCTTCCTGTCTCTGGACATGGGGGGCTCCTCGCTGCCCACTGAGCCGGGGGGTCGCCGCCTCCGAGCATCCCGCAGCCTGCACTGCATGTTCTCAGTGCCCGAGCACGGCCCGGCCGCGCTGCGGCACAGCCAGTCCAGCATGCCCCTTGCCGACAGCGGCGCCCTGGGGCCCGCTGAGCCCCCCGAGACCCCCCGGGAAAGCTCTTTCGAGGACCTGGAACGGTTCCTGGCCTCCCCCGAGGGCTGGGCCCCCACAGATCCCCcgggcagctccaggcaggacACGACGCTGCCGGAGCTGCTGAAGGGTGTCGTGAGGGATATCCACAATGCCATCG ACAGGCTGCTGGCTCTGACTCTGCTGGCCTTCGAGGGGCTTGGCACCGCTGCTGGCAAGGACCAGTGCCTGGCCTGCCTGGAGGAGGCTTTCTTCCCCCCACTCTGGGCCCCACTCCTGGCCCTCTACAG GACCGTGCAGCAGCCCCGCGAGGCAGCCCTGGCACGCAGCATGGAACAGCACCGGCACGCCAGCCCCGCCGACATGGGGCTGGCTTCACGCCTCTTCCCACCCGGTCCCAGCCGCCCCGCGTACGCCTCGGCCGTGCAGGACCTGCGCCTCATCCCACTGGAGACGTGTCCCCGCCGGAAGCTGGAGTGCATCG TGCGAGCCCTGCGTGGCATCTGCGAGTGTGCTGAGGAATACTGCGGCACCCGGGATGCCCGGAGCCTCGCCACGGCCGCCAT TGGGGCAGACGATCTGCTGCCCATCCTGTCCTATGTGGTGCTGCAGAcagggctgccccagctgctctccGAGTGTGCTGCCCTAGAGGAGTTCATCCATGAGGG GTACCTGATCGGGGAGGAGGGGTACTGCCTGACATCCCTGCAGAGCGCCCTGTCCTACGTGGAGTCCCTGCAGTGA
- the VPS9D1 gene encoding VPS9 domain-containing protein 1 isoform X4 encodes MPGIVPPGLPPHLWAASPSPGLHPRPPPVSLDSHRIPGFVSRPPPSRGAASPVSSCIPGLILHPGAHPHAGAHPRSDPAPLGYPPHPRVLHVSCWVLELRSPQAGGVPELPAPAGVPAQPPLLQDAYVEYLKSITLIAQALQEEAAATENSEGVTPDTPKLLKLAEQCLERVKSIAAALGKAQVKPAAQERDGGPAPLLRHRRVCSDEGGKLSPFLPPEIFQKLQIAESQSARKELTPLEEASLQNQKLKAAYEARVARLNPSQAVQKTSLTLSLQRQMMENLVIAKAREETLQRKMEERRLRLQEAANRRFSSSVALTPEEQEQRALYAAILEYEQDHDWPRQWKTQLKRSPADLSVVSGLFSCLLSCPEHPITQLLRRLQCAVYARLYPAVSRGPADASPASPSALSFLSLDMGGSSLPTEPGGRRLRASRSLHCMFSVPEHGPAALRHSQSSMPLADSGALGPAEPPETPRESSFEDLERFLASPEGWAPTDPPGSSRQDTTLPELLKGVVRDIHNAIGPCSSPARQPWHAAWNSTGTPAPPTWGWLHASSHPVPAAPRTPRPCRTCASSHWRRVPAGSWSASCEPCVASASVLRNTAAPGMPGASPRPPLGQTICCPSCPMWCCRQGCPSCSPSVLP; translated from the exons ATGCCCGGGATTGTACCCCCGGGGCTCCCCCCGCATCTCTGGGCTGCATCCCCATCCCCGGGGCTGCATCCCCGGCCTCCTCCTGTATCCCTGGACTCCCACCGCATCCCCGGCTTCGTCTCCCGGCCTCCCCCCAGCCGTGGGGCAGCATCCCCGGTCTCATCCTGCATCCCCGGTCTCATCCTGCATCCGGGTGCTCATCCGCATGCCGGAGCTCATCCCCGGTCTGACCCAGCACCCCTGGGCTACCCCCCGCATCCCCGGGTTCTCCACGTCTCCTGTTGGGTGCTGGAGCTGCGATCCCCCCAGGCCGGGGGTGTTCCCGAGCTCCCCGCACCCGCGGGGGTCCCTGCTCAACCCCCACTTTTGCAGGATGCCTACGTGGAGTACCTGAAGAGCATCACCCTCATCGCCCAGGCCCTGCAGGAGGAGGCGGCAGCGACAG AGAACAGCGAGGGGGTCACCCCTGACACCCCCAAACTGCTGAAGCTGGCAGAGCAGTGCCTGGAGAGGGTCAAATCcattgcagcagcactgg GGAAAGCCCAGGTGAAACCAGCTGCACAGGAGCGGGATGGGGGCCCTGCGCCCCTCCTCAGGCACCGCCGGGTCTGCTCGGATGAGGGGGGGAAGCTCTCGCCATTTTTGCCCCCGGAGATCTTCCAGAAGCTGCAGATTGCTGAGTCACAGAGTGCACGGAA GGAGCTGACCCCACTGGAGGAGGCCTCCCTGCAGAACCAGAAGCTGAAGGCGGCCTACGAGGCACGGGTGGCACGGCTGAACCCAAGTCAGGCTGTGCAGAAGACATCCCTG ACACTGTCCTTGCAGCGGCAGATGATGGAGAACCTGGTGATCGCCAAGGCCCGAGAGGAGACT ctgcaGCGCAAGATGGAAGAGAGGCGGCTGCGGCTGCAGGAGGCAGCCAACCG gagGTTCTCCAGCAGTGTGGCACTCACccctgaggagcaggagcagcgaGCGCTCTATGCTGCCATCCTTGAGTACGAGCAGGACCAT GATTGGCCAAGGCAATGGAAGACGCAGCTGAAGCGGAGCCCGGCGGATCTCTCGGTGGTGTCAGGGCTCTTCTCCTGCCTCCTGAG CTGCCCCGAGCACCCCATCACACAGCTGCTGCGGCGGCTGCAGTGTGCGGTGTACGCCCGGCTCTACCCCGCCGTCAGCCGCGGCCCCGCCGACGCCTCCCCCGCCTCCCCCTCGGCTCTGTCCTTCCTGTCTCTGGACATGGGGGGCTCCTCGCTGCCCACTGAGCCGGGGGGTCGCCGCCTCCGAGCATCCCGCAGCCTGCACTGCATGTTCTCAGTGCCCGAGCACGGCCCGGCCGCGCTGCGGCACAGCCAGTCCAGCATGCCCCTTGCCGACAGCGGCGCCCTGGGGCCCGCTGAGCCCCCCGAGACCCCCCGGGAAAGCTCTTTCGAGGACCTGGAACGGTTCCTGGCCTCCCCCGAGGGCTGGGCCCCCACAGATCCCCcgggcagctccaggcaggacACGACGCTGCCGGAGCTGCTGAAGGGTGTCGTGAGGGATATCCACAATGCCATCG GACCGTGCAGCAGCCCCGCGAGGCAGCCCTGGCACGCAGCATGGAACAGCACCGGCACGCCAGCCCCGCCGACATGGGGCTGGCTTCACGCCTCTTCCCACCCGGTCCCAGCCGCCCCGCGTACGCCTCGGCCGTGCAGGACCTGCGCCTCATCCCACTGGAGACGTGTCCCCGCCGGAAGCTGGAGTGCATCG TGCGAGCCCTGCGTGGCATCTGCGAGTGTGCTGAGGAATACTGCGGCACCCGGGATGCCCGGAGCCTCGCCACGGCCGCCAT TGGGGCAGACGATCTGCTGCCCATCCTGTCCTATGTGGTGCTGCAGAcagggctgccccagctgctctccGAGTGTGCTGCCCTAG
- the VPS9D1 gene encoding VPS9 domain-containing protein 1 isoform X3: MPGIVPPGLPPHLWAASPSPGLHPRPPPVSLDSHRIPGFVSRPPPSRGAASPVSSCIPGLILHPGAHPHAGAHPRSDPAPLGYPPHPRVLHVSCWVLELRSPQAGGVPELPAPAGVPAQPPLLQDAYVEYLKSITLIAQALQEEAAATENSEGVTPDTPKLLKLAEQCLERVKSIAAALGKAQVKPAAQERDGGPAPLLRHRRVCSDEGGKLSPFLPPEIFQKLQIAESQSARKELTPLEEASLQNQKLKAAYEARVARLNPSQAVQKTSLTLSLQRQMMENLVIAKAREETLQRKMEERRLRLQEAANRRFSSSVALTPEEQEQRALYAAILEYEQDHDWPRQWKTQLKRSPADLSVVSGLFSCLLSCPEHPITQLLRRLQCAVYARLYPAVSRGPADASPASPSALSFLSLDMGGSSLPTEPGGRRLRASRSLHCMFSVPEHGPAALRHSQSSMPLADSGALGPAEPPETPRESSFEDLERFLASPEGWAPTDPPGSSRQDTTLPELLKGVVRDIHNAIDRLLALTLLAFEGLGTAAGKDQCLACLEEAFFPPLWAPLLALYRTVQQPREAALARSMEQHRHASPADMGLASRLFPPGPSRPAYASAVQDLRLIPLETCPRRKLECIVRALRGICECAEEYCGTRDARSLATAAIGADDLLPILSYVVLQTGLPQLLSECAALEEFIHEGAM; this comes from the exons ATGCCCGGGATTGTACCCCCGGGGCTCCCCCCGCATCTCTGGGCTGCATCCCCATCCCCGGGGCTGCATCCCCGGCCTCCTCCTGTATCCCTGGACTCCCACCGCATCCCCGGCTTCGTCTCCCGGCCTCCCCCCAGCCGTGGGGCAGCATCCCCGGTCTCATCCTGCATCCCCGGTCTCATCCTGCATCCGGGTGCTCATCCGCATGCCGGAGCTCATCCCCGGTCTGACCCAGCACCCCTGGGCTACCCCCCGCATCCCCGGGTTCTCCACGTCTCCTGTTGGGTGCTGGAGCTGCGATCCCCCCAGGCCGGGGGTGTTCCCGAGCTCCCCGCACCCGCGGGGGTCCCTGCTCAACCCCCACTTTTGCAGGATGCCTACGTGGAGTACCTGAAGAGCATCACCCTCATCGCCCAGGCCCTGCAGGAGGAGGCGGCAGCGACAG AGAACAGCGAGGGGGTCACCCCTGACACCCCCAAACTGCTGAAGCTGGCAGAGCAGTGCCTGGAGAGGGTCAAATCcattgcagcagcactgg GGAAAGCCCAGGTGAAACCAGCTGCACAGGAGCGGGATGGGGGCCCTGCGCCCCTCCTCAGGCACCGCCGGGTCTGCTCGGATGAGGGGGGGAAGCTCTCGCCATTTTTGCCCCCGGAGATCTTCCAGAAGCTGCAGATTGCTGAGTCACAGAGTGCACGGAA GGAGCTGACCCCACTGGAGGAGGCCTCCCTGCAGAACCAGAAGCTGAAGGCGGCCTACGAGGCACGGGTGGCACGGCTGAACCCAAGTCAGGCTGTGCAGAAGACATCCCTG ACACTGTCCTTGCAGCGGCAGATGATGGAGAACCTGGTGATCGCCAAGGCCCGAGAGGAGACT ctgcaGCGCAAGATGGAAGAGAGGCGGCTGCGGCTGCAGGAGGCAGCCAACCG gagGTTCTCCAGCAGTGTGGCACTCACccctgaggagcaggagcagcgaGCGCTCTATGCTGCCATCCTTGAGTACGAGCAGGACCAT GATTGGCCAAGGCAATGGAAGACGCAGCTGAAGCGGAGCCCGGCGGATCTCTCGGTGGTGTCAGGGCTCTTCTCCTGCCTCCTGAG CTGCCCCGAGCACCCCATCACACAGCTGCTGCGGCGGCTGCAGTGTGCGGTGTACGCCCGGCTCTACCCCGCCGTCAGCCGCGGCCCCGCCGACGCCTCCCCCGCCTCCCCCTCGGCTCTGTCCTTCCTGTCTCTGGACATGGGGGGCTCCTCGCTGCCCACTGAGCCGGGGGGTCGCCGCCTCCGAGCATCCCGCAGCCTGCACTGCATGTTCTCAGTGCCCGAGCACGGCCCGGCCGCGCTGCGGCACAGCCAGTCCAGCATGCCCCTTGCCGACAGCGGCGCCCTGGGGCCCGCTGAGCCCCCCGAGACCCCCCGGGAAAGCTCTTTCGAGGACCTGGAACGGTTCCTGGCCTCCCCCGAGGGCTGGGCCCCCACAGATCCCCcgggcagctccaggcaggacACGACGCTGCCGGAGCTGCTGAAGGGTGTCGTGAGGGATATCCACAATGCCATCG ACAGGCTGCTGGCTCTGACTCTGCTGGCCTTCGAGGGGCTTGGCACCGCTGCTGGCAAGGACCAGTGCCTGGCCTGCCTGGAGGAGGCTTTCTTCCCCCCACTCTGGGCCCCACTCCTGGCCCTCTACAG GACCGTGCAGCAGCCCCGCGAGGCAGCCCTGGCACGCAGCATGGAACAGCACCGGCACGCCAGCCCCGCCGACATGGGGCTGGCTTCACGCCTCTTCCCACCCGGTCCCAGCCGCCCCGCGTACGCCTCGGCCGTGCAGGACCTGCGCCTCATCCCACTGGAGACGTGTCCCCGCCGGAAGCTGGAGTGCATCG TGCGAGCCCTGCGTGGCATCTGCGAGTGTGCTGAGGAATACTGCGGCACCCGGGATGCCCGGAGCCTCGCCACGGCCGCCAT TGGGGCAGACGATCTGCTGCCCATCCTGTCCTATGTGGTGCTGCAGAcagggctgccccagctgctctccGAGTGTGCTGCCCTAGAGGAGTTCATCCATGAGGG TGCGATGTGA
- the VPS9D1 gene encoding VPS9 domain-containing protein 1 isoform X1 gives MPGIVPPGLPPHLWAASPSPGLHPRPPPVSLDSHRIPGFVSRPPPSRGAASPVSSCIPGLILHPGAHPHAGAHPRSDPAPLGYPPHPRVLHVSCWVLELRSPQAGGVPELPAPAGVPAQPPLLQDAYVEYLKSITLIAQALQEEAAATENSEGVTPDTPKLLKLAEQCLERVKSIAAALGKAQVKPAAQERDGGPAPLLRHRRVCSDEGGKLSPFLPPEIFQKLQIAESQSARKELTPLEEASLQNQKLKAAYEARVARLNPSQAVQKTSLTLSLQRQMMENLVIAKAREETLQRKMEERRLRLQEAANRRFSSSVALTPEEQEQRALYAAILEYEQDHDWPRQWKTQLKRSPADLSVVSGLFSCLLSCPEHPITQLLRRLQCAVYARLYPAVSRGPADASPASPSALSFLSLDMGGSSLPTEPGGRRLRASRSLHCMFSVPEHGPAALRHSQSSMPLADSGALGPAEPPETPRESSFEDLERFLASPEGWAPTDPPGSSRQDTTLPELLKGVVRDIHNAIDRLLALTLLAFEGLGTAAGKDQCLACLEEAFFPPLWAPLLALYRTVQQPREAALARSMEQHRHASPADMGLASRLFPPGPSRPAYASAVQDLRLIPLETCPRRKLECIVRALRGICECAEEYCGTRDARSLATAAIGADDLLPILSYVVLQTGLPQLLSECAALEEFIHEGYLIGEEGYCLTSLQSALSYVESLQ, from the exons ATGCCCGGGATTGTACCCCCGGGGCTCCCCCCGCATCTCTGGGCTGCATCCCCATCCCCGGGGCTGCATCCCCGGCCTCCTCCTGTATCCCTGGACTCCCACCGCATCCCCGGCTTCGTCTCCCGGCCTCCCCCCAGCCGTGGGGCAGCATCCCCGGTCTCATCCTGCATCCCCGGTCTCATCCTGCATCCGGGTGCTCATCCGCATGCCGGAGCTCATCCCCGGTCTGACCCAGCACCCCTGGGCTACCCCCCGCATCCCCGGGTTCTCCACGTCTCCTGTTGGGTGCTGGAGCTGCGATCCCCCCAGGCCGGGGGTGTTCCCGAGCTCCCCGCACCCGCGGGGGTCCCTGCTCAACCCCCACTTTTGCAGGATGCCTACGTGGAGTACCTGAAGAGCATCACCCTCATCGCCCAGGCCCTGCAGGAGGAGGCGGCAGCGACAG AGAACAGCGAGGGGGTCACCCCTGACACCCCCAAACTGCTGAAGCTGGCAGAGCAGTGCCTGGAGAGGGTCAAATCcattgcagcagcactgg GGAAAGCCCAGGTGAAACCAGCTGCACAGGAGCGGGATGGGGGCCCTGCGCCCCTCCTCAGGCACCGCCGGGTCTGCTCGGATGAGGGGGGGAAGCTCTCGCCATTTTTGCCCCCGGAGATCTTCCAGAAGCTGCAGATTGCTGAGTCACAGAGTGCACGGAA GGAGCTGACCCCACTGGAGGAGGCCTCCCTGCAGAACCAGAAGCTGAAGGCGGCCTACGAGGCACGGGTGGCACGGCTGAACCCAAGTCAGGCTGTGCAGAAGACATCCCTG ACACTGTCCTTGCAGCGGCAGATGATGGAGAACCTGGTGATCGCCAAGGCCCGAGAGGAGACT ctgcaGCGCAAGATGGAAGAGAGGCGGCTGCGGCTGCAGGAGGCAGCCAACCG gagGTTCTCCAGCAGTGTGGCACTCACccctgaggagcaggagcagcgaGCGCTCTATGCTGCCATCCTTGAGTACGAGCAGGACCAT GATTGGCCAAGGCAATGGAAGACGCAGCTGAAGCGGAGCCCGGCGGATCTCTCGGTGGTGTCAGGGCTCTTCTCCTGCCTCCTGAG CTGCCCCGAGCACCCCATCACACAGCTGCTGCGGCGGCTGCAGTGTGCGGTGTACGCCCGGCTCTACCCCGCCGTCAGCCGCGGCCCCGCCGACGCCTCCCCCGCCTCCCCCTCGGCTCTGTCCTTCCTGTCTCTGGACATGGGGGGCTCCTCGCTGCCCACTGAGCCGGGGGGTCGCCGCCTCCGAGCATCCCGCAGCCTGCACTGCATGTTCTCAGTGCCCGAGCACGGCCCGGCCGCGCTGCGGCACAGCCAGTCCAGCATGCCCCTTGCCGACAGCGGCGCCCTGGGGCCCGCTGAGCCCCCCGAGACCCCCCGGGAAAGCTCTTTCGAGGACCTGGAACGGTTCCTGGCCTCCCCCGAGGGCTGGGCCCCCACAGATCCCCcgggcagctccaggcaggacACGACGCTGCCGGAGCTGCTGAAGGGTGTCGTGAGGGATATCCACAATGCCATCG ACAGGCTGCTGGCTCTGACTCTGCTGGCCTTCGAGGGGCTTGGCACCGCTGCTGGCAAGGACCAGTGCCTGGCCTGCCTGGAGGAGGCTTTCTTCCCCCCACTCTGGGCCCCACTCCTGGCCCTCTACAG GACCGTGCAGCAGCCCCGCGAGGCAGCCCTGGCACGCAGCATGGAACAGCACCGGCACGCCAGCCCCGCCGACATGGGGCTGGCTTCACGCCTCTTCCCACCCGGTCCCAGCCGCCCCGCGTACGCCTCGGCCGTGCAGGACCTGCGCCTCATCCCACTGGAGACGTGTCCCCGCCGGAAGCTGGAGTGCATCG TGCGAGCCCTGCGTGGCATCTGCGAGTGTGCTGAGGAATACTGCGGCACCCGGGATGCCCGGAGCCTCGCCACGGCCGCCAT TGGGGCAGACGATCTGCTGCCCATCCTGTCCTATGTGGTGCTGCAGAcagggctgccccagctgctctccGAGTGTGCTGCCCTAGAGGAGTTCATCCATGAGGG GTACCTGATCGGGGAGGAGGGGTACTGCCTGACATCCCTGCAGAGCGCCCTGTCCTACGTGGAGTCCCTGCAGTGA
- the VPS9D1 gene encoding VPS9 domain-containing protein 1 isoform X2, which translates to MPGIVPPGLPPHLWAASPSPGLHPRPPPVSLDSHRIPGFVSRPPPSRGAASPVSSCIPGLILHPGAHPHAGAHPRSDPAPLGYPPHPRVLHVSCWVLELRSPQAGGVPELPAPAGVPAQPPLLQDAYVEYLKSITLIAQALQEEAAATENSEGVTPDTPKLLKLAEQCLERVKSIAAALGKAQVKPAAQERDGGPAPLLRHRRVCSDEGGKLSPFLPPEIFQKLQIAESQSARKELTPLEEASLQNQKLKAAYEARVARLNPSQAVQKTSLTLSLQRQMMENLVIAKAREETLQRKMEERRLRLQEAANRSVALTPEEQEQRALYAAILEYEQDHDWPRQWKTQLKRSPADLSVVSGLFSCLLSCPEHPITQLLRRLQCAVYARLYPAVSRGPADASPASPSALSFLSLDMGGSSLPTEPGGRRLRASRSLHCMFSVPEHGPAALRHSQSSMPLADSGALGPAEPPETPRESSFEDLERFLASPEGWAPTDPPGSSRQDTTLPELLKGVVRDIHNAIDRLLALTLLAFEGLGTAAGKDQCLACLEEAFFPPLWAPLLALYRTVQQPREAALARSMEQHRHASPADMGLASRLFPPGPSRPAYASAVQDLRLIPLETCPRRKLECIVRALRGICECAEEYCGTRDARSLATAAIGADDLLPILSYVVLQTGLPQLLSECAALEEFIHEGYLIGEEGYCLTSLQSALSYVESLQ; encoded by the exons ATGCCCGGGATTGTACCCCCGGGGCTCCCCCCGCATCTCTGGGCTGCATCCCCATCCCCGGGGCTGCATCCCCGGCCTCCTCCTGTATCCCTGGACTCCCACCGCATCCCCGGCTTCGTCTCCCGGCCTCCCCCCAGCCGTGGGGCAGCATCCCCGGTCTCATCCTGCATCCCCGGTCTCATCCTGCATCCGGGTGCTCATCCGCATGCCGGAGCTCATCCCCGGTCTGACCCAGCACCCCTGGGCTACCCCCCGCATCCCCGGGTTCTCCACGTCTCCTGTTGGGTGCTGGAGCTGCGATCCCCCCAGGCCGGGGGTGTTCCCGAGCTCCCCGCACCCGCGGGGGTCCCTGCTCAACCCCCACTTTTGCAGGATGCCTACGTGGAGTACCTGAAGAGCATCACCCTCATCGCCCAGGCCCTGCAGGAGGAGGCGGCAGCGACAG AGAACAGCGAGGGGGTCACCCCTGACACCCCCAAACTGCTGAAGCTGGCAGAGCAGTGCCTGGAGAGGGTCAAATCcattgcagcagcactgg GGAAAGCCCAGGTGAAACCAGCTGCACAGGAGCGGGATGGGGGCCCTGCGCCCCTCCTCAGGCACCGCCGGGTCTGCTCGGATGAGGGGGGGAAGCTCTCGCCATTTTTGCCCCCGGAGATCTTCCAGAAGCTGCAGATTGCTGAGTCACAGAGTGCACGGAA GGAGCTGACCCCACTGGAGGAGGCCTCCCTGCAGAACCAGAAGCTGAAGGCGGCCTACGAGGCACGGGTGGCACGGCTGAACCCAAGTCAGGCTGTGCAGAAGACATCCCTG ACACTGTCCTTGCAGCGGCAGATGATGGAGAACCTGGTGATCGCCAAGGCCCGAGAGGAGACT ctgcaGCGCAAGATGGAAGAGAGGCGGCTGCGGCTGCAGGAGGCAGCCAACCG CAGTGTGGCACTCACccctgaggagcaggagcagcgaGCGCTCTATGCTGCCATCCTTGAGTACGAGCAGGACCAT GATTGGCCAAGGCAATGGAAGACGCAGCTGAAGCGGAGCCCGGCGGATCTCTCGGTGGTGTCAGGGCTCTTCTCCTGCCTCCTGAG CTGCCCCGAGCACCCCATCACACAGCTGCTGCGGCGGCTGCAGTGTGCGGTGTACGCCCGGCTCTACCCCGCCGTCAGCCGCGGCCCCGCCGACGCCTCCCCCGCCTCCCCCTCGGCTCTGTCCTTCCTGTCTCTGGACATGGGGGGCTCCTCGCTGCCCACTGAGCCGGGGGGTCGCCGCCTCCGAGCATCCCGCAGCCTGCACTGCATGTTCTCAGTGCCCGAGCACGGCCCGGCCGCGCTGCGGCACAGCCAGTCCAGCATGCCCCTTGCCGACAGCGGCGCCCTGGGGCCCGCTGAGCCCCCCGAGACCCCCCGGGAAAGCTCTTTCGAGGACCTGGAACGGTTCCTGGCCTCCCCCGAGGGCTGGGCCCCCACAGATCCCCcgggcagctccaggcaggacACGACGCTGCCGGAGCTGCTGAAGGGTGTCGTGAGGGATATCCACAATGCCATCG ACAGGCTGCTGGCTCTGACTCTGCTGGCCTTCGAGGGGCTTGGCACCGCTGCTGGCAAGGACCAGTGCCTGGCCTGCCTGGAGGAGGCTTTCTTCCCCCCACTCTGGGCCCCACTCCTGGCCCTCTACAG GACCGTGCAGCAGCCCCGCGAGGCAGCCCTGGCACGCAGCATGGAACAGCACCGGCACGCCAGCCCCGCCGACATGGGGCTGGCTTCACGCCTCTTCCCACCCGGTCCCAGCCGCCCCGCGTACGCCTCGGCCGTGCAGGACCTGCGCCTCATCCCACTGGAGACGTGTCCCCGCCGGAAGCTGGAGTGCATCG TGCGAGCCCTGCGTGGCATCTGCGAGTGTGCTGAGGAATACTGCGGCACCCGGGATGCCCGGAGCCTCGCCACGGCCGCCAT TGGGGCAGACGATCTGCTGCCCATCCTGTCCTATGTGGTGCTGCAGAcagggctgccccagctgctctccGAGTGTGCTGCCCTAGAGGAGTTCATCCATGAGGG GTACCTGATCGGGGAGGAGGGGTACTGCCTGACATCCCTGCAGAGCGCCCTGTCCTACGTGGAGTCCCTGCAGTGA